A genomic window from Fibrobacterota bacterium includes:
- a CDS encoding peptidoglycan-binding protein, whose amino-acid sequence MSNSQSDPSRPTDPELMRISKARPPSGDLDLSKFAPRKAGAAPKKGAHYDTSKYMEQLREEDPWPDEDAFQNSAEIKVTLVTCEITTPVADIAFDKPVHVKAEVQVIKAPDDQSVRLRLQRAASAAGPWTDLTEVVSRTITTTVSPPNQTVETDLLLATPNPVPAFGADVFYRAVATNNQAAVKESPVVVVKYRRLTEMIGAPEITHPEHSLIPRLGEDGMLVRALAAYLGKVALLPPATADKAVVFGFSYLEKDLKANRKLSSQRAEVLKSLLDRDFTLWEKHRGDFTTRDKQQILSDLNIGFGWDCAPGKVDGLSGPKTSSGVRGFQKEYNKRYVKVDDKGKPLPGEVKLTEDGICGKKTWNGIHRALCALVAKQLNPAFADPAPPAWQVPDWHYAPGQGAYPNGMDFPPPDRGGELNLFHPSDAPALVVPTDTTALTVAENPVEDPTKYQKRKIPVAPLGGVVPVDPDRAAPTIETYDPAEPVTESGTNAKRIERSGQAVEIRQWVNLTTKDGGRDGKGTKVKLRIRSKDALRDEPNAKKLPDQIFLKVVFSADGGPANRLPRSDADNKFGLVTTPNLTAVTAPTAASLQRAATGGWQTTPAAPWEYSATINTAAAKMVEIEIDVGLCGGDTCEVQVGATNACDAARVRFVNWRRLEYELMVAECQKTNMDATNATRWDFKQTLKNFVTQRLGAGFVAYESRATHVYTKAQADAKQWVTAAFLKQSGPEDRIVRAWKWPSPSGVAFLPEDKRTIRMVTGDVLVNRKIRQFTSLWMRAVAAISNVPNHTLITSPNQKHIRLSLPQFPTESSKSIDVGSYDWEADIDKSTVPLLNPILTITDAPDPSLGQDAYELDALNPDGTTSSNTRKVNFDPGDDSLGWWARRSCNTSVEDALDDELIYRCSLRAKIRIRHHPSAPGLAARLAAIRSHLNAEFQNEREPIRFHPGLDSDGDPRTGSLEAAWFSHPDIESIRLSLPKRANVNIDWLPGDFAGNRDALHCPVKWRIKIKTTNELNGCALDGTQEMSMRRPDGPLSSTICHELGHDMALAPFRNGAQNQVGLAPGMKEAGHVDQTPRTMPYLDCEVFNLGPGNGLRDIHRGPHCATGIPVADLPDSKFNGKKGSCIMFGEGGNSDTRPSYCPTCNQALRSRTLNDLRTSWASRY is encoded by the coding sequence ATGTCGAATTCCCAATCCGATCCCAGCCGTCCGACCGACCCGGAATTGATGCGCATTTCCAAGGCGCGTCCTCCCTCGGGCGATCTGGATTTGTCCAAGTTCGCTCCCCGCAAAGCCGGTGCGGCACCCAAGAAGGGCGCCCACTACGACACCAGCAAGTACATGGAGCAGCTGCGGGAGGAAGATCCGTGGCCGGACGAGGACGCGTTCCAGAACAGCGCGGAGATCAAGGTGACTCTGGTCACCTGCGAAATCACCACGCCCGTCGCCGACATCGCCTTCGACAAGCCGGTCCATGTGAAGGCGGAGGTCCAGGTCATCAAGGCGCCCGACGATCAATCCGTGCGTCTGCGACTGCAGAGGGCTGCCAGCGCCGCCGGGCCGTGGACGGATCTGACCGAAGTGGTCTCGCGCACCATCACCACGACGGTGTCGCCGCCCAACCAGACGGTGGAAACGGATCTGCTCTTGGCCACCCCCAATCCTGTGCCTGCGTTCGGTGCGGACGTTTTCTACCGGGCGGTCGCGACCAACAACCAGGCTGCCGTCAAGGAAAGTCCGGTGGTGGTGGTCAAATATCGTCGGCTCACGGAAATGATCGGCGCACCGGAAATCACCCACCCGGAGCATTCCCTGATCCCCCGGTTGGGCGAGGATGGGATGCTGGTGCGGGCGTTGGCCGCCTACCTGGGGAAGGTCGCTTTGCTGCCTCCGGCCACGGCGGACAAGGCGGTGGTTTTCGGGTTCTCGTACCTGGAAAAGGATCTCAAGGCGAATCGGAAATTGTCCTCGCAGCGGGCGGAAGTCCTGAAGTCCTTGCTGGACCGCGACTTCACCTTGTGGGAAAAGCACAGGGGCGATTTCACCACCCGCGACAAGCAGCAGATTCTGTCCGATTTGAACATCGGGTTCGGATGGGATTGCGCTCCGGGCAAGGTGGACGGACTTTCGGGGCCGAAGACTTCCTCCGGGGTGCGCGGCTTCCAGAAGGAATACAACAAGAGGTACGTGAAGGTCGACGACAAGGGAAAGCCCCTGCCTGGCGAGGTCAAACTGACGGAGGATGGAATCTGCGGAAAGAAGACCTGGAACGGCATCCACCGGGCGCTGTGCGCCTTGGTGGCCAAACAGCTGAATCCCGCGTTCGCCGATCCCGCACCGCCCGCCTGGCAGGTTCCGGACTGGCATTACGCGCCGGGACAAGGCGCGTACCCCAACGGGATGGATTTCCCACCGCCCGACCGCGGCGGCGAATTGAACCTCTTCCACCCGTCGGATGCTCCGGCTCTGGTGGTGCCTACCGATACCACGGCATTGACCGTGGCGGAAAATCCGGTGGAGGACCCCACCAAATACCAGAAGAGGAAGATTCCCGTCGCGCCCCTGGGGGGAGTGGTTCCTGTTGATCCCGATCGCGCGGCTCCCACCATCGAAACCTACGACCCTGCCGAGCCGGTGACAGAATCCGGCACAAACGCAAAGCGCATCGAGCGCTCCGGCCAGGCCGTGGAGATCCGCCAGTGGGTGAACCTCACCACCAAGGACGGTGGCCGAGACGGCAAGGGAACCAAGGTGAAGCTGCGCATCCGTTCCAAGGATGCCTTGCGCGACGAACCGAACGCCAAGAAGCTGCCCGATCAGATCTTTTTGAAGGTCGTCTTTTCCGCCGACGGCGGGCCGGCCAACCGCCTGCCCAGATCGGATGCCGACAACAAGTTCGGACTGGTGACCACTCCCAACCTGACGGCCGTGACCGCACCGACCGCGGCGAGTCTGCAGCGTGCGGCTACGGGCGGCTGGCAGACCACTCCCGCTGCCCCGTGGGAGTATTCGGCCACCATCAATACGGCGGCGGCCAAGATGGTGGAAATCGAAATCGACGTGGGGCTTTGCGGCGGCGACACCTGCGAGGTGCAGGTGGGCGCCACAAACGCCTGCGACGCTGCCCGGGTGCGGTTCGTGAACTGGCGACGGTTGGAGTACGAGCTCATGGTGGCCGAATGCCAAAAAACCAACATGGACGCGACCAACGCGACGCGTTGGGATTTCAAGCAGACGCTGAAGAATTTCGTGACCCAGCGCCTGGGAGCGGGGTTTGTCGCATACGAATCGAGGGCCACCCACGTGTACACGAAGGCGCAGGCCGACGCGAAGCAATGGGTCACCGCGGCCTTTCTCAAGCAAAGCGGCCCGGAAGACCGCATCGTGCGTGCGTGGAAATGGCCCAGCCCGAGCGGAGTTGCGTTCTTACCCGAGGACAAGCGGACCATCCGCATGGTCACGGGAGATGTCCTGGTCAACAGGAAGATCCGCCAATTCACCTCTCTGTGGATGCGTGCCGTGGCGGCGATCTCGAACGTTCCCAACCACACATTGATCACCAGTCCGAACCAGAAGCACATTCGGCTTTCCCTTCCCCAATTTCCCACGGAGAGTTCCAAGTCCATCGACGTGGGCTCCTACGATTGGGAGGCGGACATCGATAAAAGCACAGTCCCCCTCCTCAATCCTATCCTGACCATTACCGATGCCCCGGATCCATCGTTGGGGCAGGATGCCTACGAACTGGATGCATTGAATCCGGATGGAACGACATCTTCCAATACCCGTAAAGTCAATTTCGATCCCGGCGACGATTCGCTGGGATGGTGGGCACGGAGATCGTGCAATACTTCCGTGGAAGACGCATTGGATGACGAGTTGATCTATCGTTGTTCGCTGCGGGCCAAGATCCGGATCCGCCACCACCCCTCGGCGCCAGGTCTGGCGGCACGGCTGGCGGCGATCCGGAGCCATCTCAACGCGGAATTCCAAAACGAGCGGGAGCCGATCCGCTTCCATCCTGGGCTGGACAGCGATGGCGACCCACGGACGGGGAGTCTCGAAGCGGCTTGGTTCAGCCATCCCGACATCGAATCAATCCGACTTTCGCTACCCAAACGCGCCAACGTGAACATCGACTGGTTGCCTGGCGACTTCGCGGGAAATCGCGATGCGCTCCACTGCCCGGTGAAGTGGAGGATCAAGATCAAAACCACCAATGAGCTCAATGGATGTGCGCTGGACGGGACCCAGGAAATGAGCATGCGGCGCCCCGATGGTCCGTTGTCGTCCACCATTTGCCACGAACTTGGTCACGACATGGCGCTGGCGCCTTTCCGCAACGGCGCGCAAAACCAGGTGGGTCTGGCTCCGGGCATGAAGGAAGCCGGCCACGTCGACCAGACTCCTCGCACGATGCCCTACCTGGATTGCGAGGTCTTCAACCTTGGACCTGGAAATGGTCTGCGGGACATCCACCGCGGGCCGCACTGCGCCACGGGCATTCCCGTCGCGGACCTCCCCGATTCCAAGTTCAACGGAAAAAAGGGGAGCTGCATCATGTTCGGCGAGGGTGGCAACTCCGATACCCGACCCTCCTATTGTCCGACGTGCAACCAGGCGCTTCGTTCCAGGACACTCAATGATCTGCGGACGAGTTGGGCGTCGCGCTACTGA
- a CDS encoding 5'-methylthioadenosine/adenosylhomocysteine nucleosidase: MPTIAIFAPMQEELQALLALLPEATPRHFHGLDVLETTFHGKHLILACSGVGKVNTAMNVAVVLSHLEVDAVLNVGSAGGLREGQQILDLVVPDEVLAVDVDVTPLGFVYGQILGGPPSFFADPALRGRFERASRSWPDMPAVHHGAVGTGDTFVNKPHQVELIRERFGKDRVACVEMEGAALAQVCLRFGVPFLIVRSLSDVPAAGEENHLDFPVFLARAAHNAARLLVEMLKED; this comes from the coding sequence ATGCCTACGATCGCCATTTTCGCCCCCATGCAGGAAGAGCTGCAAGCGCTCCTGGCCTTGCTTCCCGAGGCGACACCTCGCCATTTCCACGGGCTGGACGTCCTGGAAACCACGTTTCATGGAAAACACCTGATCCTGGCCTGCAGCGGCGTGGGCAAGGTGAACACCGCCATGAACGTCGCCGTGGTTCTCTCGCACCTGGAAGTGGACGCGGTCCTGAACGTGGGCAGCGCCGGAGGCCTGCGGGAAGGCCAACAGATCCTGGATCTGGTCGTCCCGGACGAAGTGCTGGCCGTGGATGTGGATGTGACTCCGTTGGGATTCGTGTACGGACAGATTCTGGGAGGGCCACCGTCGTTTTTCGCCGACCCCGCCTTGAGAGGCCGCTTCGAACGAGCCTCGCGCTCCTGGCCCGACATGCCCGCCGTCCACCACGGGGCCGTGGGCACCGGCGACACCTTCGTCAACAAACCCCACCAGGTGGAGCTGATCCGCGAGCGGTTCGGCAAGGATCGCGTCGCCTGCGTGGAGATGGAAGGCGCGGCCCTGGCCCAGGTCTGTCTGCGCTTTGGCGTTCCGTTTCTGATCGTGCGCAGCCTTTCCGACGTCCCTGCCGCGGGAGAGGAAAATCATCTGGATTTTCCGGTGTTCCTCGCGCGCGCCGCCCACAACGCCGCGCGTTTGCTGGTGGAAATGCTCAAGGAAGATTGA
- the ilvB gene encoding biosynthetic-type acetolactate synthase large subunit yields MAEWGFFISPVSVKAGPIQSRRVDPMTNGAQRTIEHILAQGIETVVGIPGGNILPLYDAIHGSRLRHILARHEQGAGFIAQGMARATGKPAVCLATSGPGATNLVTALADAEHDAVPIVAITGAVPRDRKGMRSFQEADIASIARPCVKAAWEIRNAAELDTILPLAFHTARSGRPGPVLVDIPRDVFRETAAPWLPPTPHRESRREISPESVTSALEMLGEAKRPLLLAGGGLSRSGSSIAREFTEATGIPVAWTLHGLGAIPSTHPSSLGMIGMHGNPAANLALSECDLLIVAGARLEERAIGEGHRFAPKARLMRLDADARQMRMHRADLAIEGDAAQALEALLEGMRELRFPRWPSGHDNMPPHHPPGRGPAHHLLRTIAEAMGPDTLWTTDVGQHQMWAAQSLPISRSRQFLTSGGFGTMGFGMPAAIGASLATQGSPVGCIAGDGSILMNIQEMATLAELGLPVKIFLLDNGGLGMVRQQQDLFYGSRQSACGFQTALDFAKIARGFGIAGLNVRPDQIEDDGWRRLAQAPGPALISFRIEAEEKVWPVVRPGQNLHDMIHQPIAETA; encoded by the coding sequence ATGGCCGAGTGGGGGTTTTTCATATCCCCCGTTTCGGTCAAAGCCGGTCCAATCCAATCACGGAGAGTAGACCCAATGACCAACGGCGCCCAACGCACCATCGAACACATCCTGGCCCAGGGCATCGAGACCGTCGTGGGCATTCCCGGCGGCAACATTCTGCCACTGTACGACGCGATCCACGGATCGCGCCTGCGGCACATCCTGGCTCGCCACGAACAAGGCGCAGGGTTCATCGCCCAAGGCATGGCGCGCGCCACCGGCAAGCCCGCCGTGTGCCTGGCCACCTCGGGGCCCGGCGCCACCAACCTGGTGACCGCCTTGGCGGATGCCGAACACGACGCGGTGCCGATCGTGGCCATCACCGGAGCGGTGCCGCGCGACCGCAAAGGAATGCGGTCCTTCCAGGAAGCCGACATCGCGTCCATCGCCCGTCCTTGCGTGAAGGCCGCCTGGGAGATCCGCAATGCCGCGGAGCTGGACACGATCCTGCCCTTGGCCTTCCACACCGCACGATCCGGTCGCCCCGGACCGGTGCTGGTGGACATCCCTCGGGACGTGTTCCGCGAGACGGCGGCGCCTTGGCTCCCGCCGACTCCACATCGCGAGAGTCGCCGAGAGATCTCTCCAGAATCTGTCACGTCGGCCCTGGAGATGCTCGGCGAAGCCAAGCGTCCGCTCCTGCTGGCGGGGGGAGGCCTCTCGCGCAGCGGCTCCTCCATCGCTCGGGAATTCACCGAAGCCACCGGGATTCCCGTGGCATGGACGCTGCACGGCCTGGGAGCCATTCCCAGCACGCATCCATCAAGCCTGGGAATGATCGGGATGCACGGGAACCCGGCGGCCAACCTCGCGTTGTCCGAATGCGACCTGTTGATCGTGGCCGGGGCGCGGCTGGAAGAACGCGCCATCGGAGAAGGGCACCGGTTCGCCCCGAAGGCGAGGCTGATGAGACTGGATGCGGATGCGCGCCAAATGCGCATGCATCGGGCCGATCTGGCGATCGAAGGGGATGCCGCCCAAGCCTTGGAAGCCTTGCTGGAAGGAATGCGGGAACTTCGCTTCCCCCGCTGGCCTTCCGGCCACGACAACATGCCGCCGCACCATCCACCTGGCCGCGGGCCGGCGCACCACCTTCTGCGGACTATCGCCGAGGCGATGGGCCCCGACACTCTGTGGACCACCGACGTGGGACAGCACCAGATGTGGGCAGCCCAAAGCTTGCCCATTTCCAGATCACGCCAATTCCTGACATCCGGAGGATTCGGGACCATGGGATTCGGGATGCCGGCGGCGATCGGGGCGAGCCTGGCCACGCAAGGATCACCCGTGGGCTGCATCGCGGGCGACGGCTCCATCTTGATGAACATCCAGGAGATGGCGACACTGGCGGAACTGGGTCTTCCCGTGAAGATCTTCTTACTGGACAACGGAGGCCTGGGGATGGTGCGCCAGCAGCAGGATCTGTTCTATGGGTCGCGCCAGTCGGCGTGCGGCTTCCAAACGGCGTTGGACTTCGCCAAGATCGCGCGCGGGTTCGGGATCGCTGGACTGAATGTCCGGCCCGACCAGATCGAGGACGATGGCTGGAGACGCCTCGCGCAGGCGCCAGGGCCCGCCTTGATTTCGTTTCGGATCGAGGCGGAAGAAAAGGTGTGGCCGGTGGTGAGGCCGGGACAGAATTTGCACGACATGATCCACCAACCCATTGCAGAAACGGCTTAG
- a CDS encoding HAMP domain-containing protein, whose protein sequence is MSKGIRDVSVGMRLGGAFVALAALVGFALALAIVWIHDLNAKEDDFSRRAADAQVVARISFNGERIDQVVSRRMLLGDSPKVREDWASVKSLCMGRLDTLDKIVDTDREKAWAKTVRDHFTAYLELFEKEGFTISDNREAKVALRKKLDEHLLAQKNPLRDIRNSLSAEMEAGHDAYEAESKQLIEVLAILLVVSLVLAVVLSVVVFRSIVPRLQAIRKTAETISTGAIDQDVFVDGEDEIGALQSAFAQLVRYMKGQAKTATALATGDLSMTVEKAQPQDVLGKSMEAMIWRWRSDIESLQLEAASLASASEQLSATGTQLAAGSGRSANNAKELAKSSRLVQSNISQVAAGAEQMSAGIREVSRNASDTSGRVSVATTAVHDADQAMQRLGETSLEIGKVIEVIDDIAEQTKLLALNATIEAARAGEAGKGFAVVAVEVKELAKKTGEATQEIAARIQGIRAEIDKSTTAIAQVASAVKDVTTLSLGIATAIEEQSSVTGEIVRGVTEGSSSLDGIGRSIQEVAEDVQQTSAGVVQLETTTAELARMAASLREIASHFRVR, encoded by the coding sequence ATGAGCAAGGGAATCCGGGATGTTTCCGTAGGCATGAGGTTGGGGGGCGCGTTTGTGGCCCTTGCCGCCTTGGTTGGATTCGCATTGGCCTTGGCCATCGTATGGATCCATGATCTCAATGCCAAGGAAGACGACTTCAGTCGTCGCGCCGCCGATGCGCAGGTGGTCGCCCGCATTTCCTTCAACGGCGAGCGGATCGATCAGGTGGTGTCGCGCCGCATGTTGCTGGGAGACAGTCCCAAGGTGCGGGAGGATTGGGCATCCGTGAAGTCCTTGTGCATGGGGCGGCTGGACACGCTCGACAAGATCGTGGATACCGACCGTGAGAAGGCGTGGGCCAAGACGGTACGGGACCATTTCACCGCCTACCTCGAGCTGTTCGAGAAGGAAGGTTTTACGATCAGCGACAACCGCGAAGCGAAGGTGGCGCTCCGCAAAAAACTGGACGAGCATCTCCTGGCCCAAAAGAATCCGCTGCGCGACATCCGTAATTCCCTTTCGGCGGAAATGGAGGCAGGCCACGATGCCTACGAAGCCGAATCCAAGCAGTTGATCGAGGTCCTGGCGATCCTGCTGGTCGTGTCGCTGGTGTTGGCGGTCGTGCTTTCTGTGGTCGTGTTCCGCTCGATCGTCCCTCGCTTGCAAGCCATCCGGAAAACCGCGGAGACCATTTCCACCGGAGCGATCGATCAGGACGTGTTCGTGGATGGCGAGGATGAGATTGGCGCGTTGCAATCGGCCTTCGCGCAATTGGTGCGGTACATGAAAGGACAGGCGAAAACCGCCACCGCTTTGGCCACCGGCGACCTGTCCATGACGGTGGAAAAAGCCCAGCCCCAAGACGTGCTGGGAAAGAGCATGGAAGCCATGATCTGGCGCTGGAGGTCGGACATCGAGAGCCTCCAATTGGAAGCGGCGAGCTTGGCGAGCGCATCCGAGCAGTTGTCGGCCACGGGGACACAATTGGCCGCGGGGTCGGGGAGGTCCGCCAACAACGCAAAAGAGCTGGCGAAGTCGTCCCGATTGGTGCAAAGCAACATCAGCCAGGTGGCCGCCGGTGCCGAGCAGATGTCGGCGGGGATCCGCGAGGTATCGCGCAACGCCTCGGATACTTCGGGGCGCGTGTCGGTCGCCACCACGGCGGTGCATGATGCGGACCAGGCGATGCAGCGCCTGGGCGAGACGTCCTTGGAGATCGGGAAGGTGATCGAGGTGATCGACGACATCGCCGAGCAGACCAAACTGTTGGCCTTGAACGCCACCATCGAAGCGGCTCGCGCGGGCGAAGCCGGAAAGGGCTTCGCGGTGGTGGCCGTGGAAGTGAAGGAACTGGCGAAGAAAACCGGAGAGGCCACCCAGGAAATCGCCGCCCGCATCCAGGGAATCCGTGCAGAAATTGACAAATCCACCACGGCCATCGCCCAGGTCGCCTCCGCCGTGAAGGATGTGACCACGTTGTCTTTGGGCATCGCGACGGCCATCGAGGAGCAATCCTCGGTGACCGGCGAAATCGTCCGCGGCGTCACGGAAGGATCGAGTTCCCTCGATGGGATCGGTCGTTCCATCCAGGAAGTCGCCGAGGATGTCCAGCAGACCTCGGCGGGAGTGGTCCAGCTGGAAACCACCACCGCCGAGCTGGCGCGCATGGCCGCCTCGTTGCGCGAGATCGCCAGCCACTTCCGCGTGCGCTGA
- a CDS encoding J domain-containing protein has product MTKDQKNIQTKAIQPSPKAVSKTDDLSTRLAQTMERLNELESEAELLERELPPLQAKLFAAQEAIVKEVVESRKSLVLLVRRLVESSPRRGVLRREGPDLIWHIVRDLEDRFGVDVRGLLPDLPSPDEDEDDGDDCAWASSGSERSHEPPPKNAPKNPLKPRPAVVDPQEAAKGIYRSLARELHPDKTRDEEERLRRTELMQRITGAWQDRDLGALLKLLHAHGSDDARAQAMDESTLQACLQGLEQTLADLQRRVKNLRHGNTFAGVKDWLIILIDQKLQDKLLRRVKSGPREELEAMRRLFSLWSYPGGLEQFLRETDPDDWEGIV; this is encoded by the coding sequence ATGACCAAGGACCAAAAAAACATCCAGACCAAAGCCATCCAGCCTTCTCCCAAGGCGGTTTCCAAAACCGACGATCTCTCCACGCGCTTGGCGCAGACGATGGAACGCCTGAACGAACTGGAATCCGAAGCGGAACTGCTGGAGCGGGAGTTGCCGCCACTGCAAGCGAAGCTTTTCGCGGCCCAGGAAGCGATCGTGAAGGAGGTCGTGGAATCCCGCAAGTCCCTTGTGCTCTTGGTGCGCCGTCTGGTGGAATCCTCCCCGCGACGCGGCGTGCTGCGCCGCGAAGGGCCCGACCTGATCTGGCACATCGTCCGCGATTTGGAAGATCGTTTTGGGGTGGATGTGCGCGGCCTGCTTCCGGACTTGCCTTCTCCCGACGAGGACGAAGACGACGGCGACGATTGTGCTTGGGCCTCCAGTGGATCGGAGCGTTCTCACGAACCTCCACCGAAGAACGCTCCCAAAAACCCACTCAAGCCGCGCCCTGCCGTGGTGGACCCGCAAGAGGCCGCCAAGGGAATCTACCGAAGCCTGGCCCGCGAGCTCCATCCGGACAAGACCCGCGACGAAGAAGAGAGGCTACGGCGCACCGAGCTGATGCAACGCATCACCGGCGCCTGGCAGGATCGCGATCTGGGGGCGTTGCTGAAACTCCTGCACGCCCACGGCAGCGACGACGCTCGCGCCCAGGCCATGGACGAATCCACGCTGCAAGCCTGCCTGCAAGGACTGGAGCAGACCCTCGCCGACCTCCAAAGGCGCGTGAAGAACCTTCGCCACGGCAACACCTTCGCGGGGGTGAAGGACTGGTTGATCATCCTGATCGACCAGAAATTGCAAGACAAGCTCCTGCGGCGCGTCAAGTCGGGGCCACGCGAAGAACTGGAAGCGATGCGCCGCCTGTTCAGCCTGTGGAGCTACCCGGGCGGCCTGGAACAATTCCTGCGCGAAACCGATCCTGACGACTGGGAAGGAATCGTCTAG